From a single Fusobacterium pseudoperiodonticum genomic region:
- the deoD gene encoding purine-nucleoside phosphorylase, producing MSVHIAAKNDEIADTVLLPGDPKRAKWIAENFLENAVCYTDIRGMLGFTGTYKGKRISVQGTGMGIPSISIYITELMKDYGVKTLIRVGSAGSYQEDIKIRDIVVALSTSTDSNINNRRFKGASFAPTVNFDLLSKVLKTAEEKNIKIKAGNILTSDEFYNDDPSYFKKWAEFGVLAVEMETAALYTLASKYKAKALSILTISDSLVSPEITSSEEREKTFNEMIELALETAIK from the coding sequence ATGAGTGTACATATAGCAGCAAAAAATGATGAAATAGCAGATACTGTATTATTGCCAGGAGATCCTAAAAGAGCAAAATGGATAGCAGAAAACTTTCTAGAAAATGCAGTTTGCTATACAGATATTAGAGGAATGTTAGGATTTACAGGAACTTATAAGGGAAAAAGAATCTCTGTTCAAGGAACAGGTATGGGTATCCCTTCTATATCTATTTATATAACTGAACTTATGAAAGATTATGGAGTTAAAACCCTAATAAGAGTTGGTTCAGCAGGTTCTTATCAAGAAGATATTAAAATTCGTGATATAGTTGTGGCACTGTCTACTTCAACAGATTCAAATATAAATAATAGAAGATTTAAAGGGGCTTCTTTTGCTCCTACAGTAAATTTCGATTTATTATCTAAAGTTTTAAAAACAGCTGAAGAGAAAAATATAAAAATAAAGGCTGGAAATATTTTAACAAGTGATGAATTCTATAATGACGACCCTAGTTATTTCAAGAAGTGGGCTGAGTTTGGAGTTCTTGCTGTTGAAATGGAAACAGCAGCACTATATACTTTAGCAAGCAAGTATAAGGCAAAAGCTCTTTCAATCTTAACTATTTCAGATTCTTTGGTTAGTCCTGAAATAACAAGCTCTGAAGAAAGAGAAAAAACATTCAATGAAATGATTGAACTTGCTCTTGAAACAGCAATAAAATAA